The genomic DNA GAACGCCGGGCATCTCCTGGGGACGCGCGGCGTGCTGCTGCGCTGGTTCAACCCCGAGGAGGTGCTGCGGACCATTCAGGAGTTCAGGGCCGTCTCCATGTCGGGCGTGCCAACCATGTTCGTCTACCTCCTGAACTGTCCCGAGGCCGGGCAGTACGACACCTCTTCCATGCGCGTCTGGGGGTCGGGGGCGGCGCCCCTGCCCGTGGAGATCGTCGAGCCCTTCGAGCGGAAGTTCGGGGGCAGGCTCATGGAGGGGTACGGTCTCACGGAGGCCTCGCCCGTCGTGTCGGCCCACAGGCTCTCGGGCGTGCGGAAGCTGGGCTCGGTGGGGCAGCCCATTCCCGGCGTGCAGGTGTCCATCCGGGACGATGACGACGGCGTCCTGCCCGCCGGGGAGACGGGTGAGGTGTGCGTGATGGGGCCAAACGTGATGCTTGGCTACTACCGGAATCCCGAGGAGACGGCGCGCGCCATCCGCGGCGGGTGGCTGCACACGGGGGACATGGGACGTCTCGACGCCGACGGCTTCCTCTACATCGTCGAGCGGAAGAAGGACCTCATCATCCGCGGCGGCTTCAACATCTACCCACGGGAGGTGGAGGAGGTCCTTTACGCCTTCCCGCGCACGGCCGAGGCCGCCGTGGTCGGGATGCGTGATGCGCTCATGGGCGAGGACGTCCTCGCCTTCGTGGTGCTGAGGGCCGGGACGCGCGCCACCGCGGAGGAGGTGATGGCCTTCTGCAAGACGCGGCTCGCGCCCTACAAGTGCCCCAAGCAGGTGCGCTTCGTGCAGTCGCTGCCCAAGAGCCCGGTGGGGAAGATCCTTCGCAAGGAGCTCCGTAGACAGATCTGAGGGAGGACGCCCGATGGCCGAGAAGACGCTCGCGACGATGTTCTGGGACCGTGTGGAGCGGAGCGCCAACGGCCCCGCCCAGCAGACCAAGCGGGGCGGGAGGTGGGAGACGCTCACGTGGCGGCAGGCGGGCGAGGCCG from Candidatus Rokuibacteriota bacterium includes the following:
- a CDS encoding long-chain fatty acid--CoA ligase, yielding MNLARLGEENLDKYGEYVSLAFEGRQITNAEQSRGACRVAHALRRLGIEAGDRVVVMLPNCPEVNQSYGGILRLGAVIVPVIFLLGAEEVGHILAHSAAKLVITSTDMLWKVEAHLGVLPTLRHVLVVDGGGTGRTRPFAEEVSREPDTFTTVDRRDDDIAVILYTSGTTGTPKGVALSHGNLAANARSAAALHELPREEWAVAVLPLSHSYGLTVMNAGHLLGTRGVLLRWFNPEEVLRTIQEFRAVSMSGVPTMFVYLLNCPEAGQYDTSSMRVWGSGAAPLPVEIVEPFERKFGGRLMEGYGLTEASPVVSAHRLSGVRKLGSVGQPIPGVQVSIRDDDDGVLPAGETGEVCVMGPNVMLGYYRNPEETARAIRGGWLHTGDMGRLDADGFLYIVERKKDLIIRGGFNIYPREVEEVLYAFPRTAEAAVVGMRDALMGEDVLAFVVLRAGTRATAEEVMAFCKTRLAPYKCPKQVRFVQSLPKSPVGKILRKELRRQI